A genomic region of Miscanthus floridulus cultivar M001 chromosome 3, ASM1932011v1, whole genome shotgun sequence contains the following coding sequences:
- the LOC136542003 gene encoding uncharacterized protein, translated as MNLAAFPSSSLVTPATLPWHEMPLNSSATFSSSLLRRSLCASLRRISHMASAAAPTSAPAAAAAENGAAKAMEQRPVQVAKRLEKFKTTIFTQMSMLAIKHGAINLGQGFPNFDGPVFVKEAAIQAINAGKNQYARGFGVPELNSAIAERFLKDSGLQVDPDKEVTVTSGCTEAIASTILGLINPGDEVILFAPFYDSYEATLSMAGANVKAITLRAPDFAVPLEELKAAVSKNTKAIMINTPHNPTGKMFIREELEFIATLCKENDVLLFSDEVYDKLAFEADHISMASIPGMYERTVTMNSLGKTFSLTGWKIGWAIAPPHLTWGLRQAHSFLTFATCTPMQAAAAAALRAPDSYYEELKRGYSVKKAILLEGLEAAGFIVYPSSGTYFIMVDHTPFGFNNDIEFCEYLIREVGVAAIPPSVFYLNPEEGKNLVRFTFCKDEDTLRGAVERMKTRLRKK; from the exons ATGAATCTGGCCGCCTTTCCCTCCAGCTCCCTTGTCACGCCTGCGACGCTCCCCTGGCATGAGATGCCATTAAATTCCTCCGCCACTTTCTCGTCCTCGCTGCTCCGCCGCTCGCTCTGCGCGTCGCTCCGGAGGATCTCCCACatggcctccgccgccgcccccacctccgcgcccgccgccgccgccgcagaaaACGGCGCCGCGAAGGCGATGGAGCAGCGGCCCGTGCAG GTCGCAAAGCGGTTGGAAAAGTTCAAGACAACAATTTTCACTCAGATGAGCATGCTTGCCATCAAGCATGGAGCAATAAACCTTGGCCAGGGCTTTCCGAATTTTGATGGCCCAGTCTTTGTGAAAGAGGCCGCTATTCAAGCTATCAATGCTGGGAAGAATCAGTATGCAAGAGGGTTTGGTGTGCCTGAACTGAACTCGGCTATTGCTGAAAGGTTCCTGAAGGACAGTGGATTGCAAGTTGACCCTGACAAAGAAGTTACTGTTACATCTGGATGCACTGAAGCAATAGCTTCAACAATATTAGGTCTGATTAATCCTGGCGATGAGGTGATATTGTTTGCTCCATTCTACGATTCATATGAGGCTACACTATCGATGGCTGGTGCCAATGTAAAGGCAATTACCCTCCGTGCTCCAGATTTCGCAGTCCCGCTTGAAGAGCTGAAGGCGGCAGTCTCCAAGAACACCAAGGCGATAATGATAAACACACCGCATAATCCAACTGGGAAAATGTTCATTAGAGAGGAGCTTGAATTTATCGCCACCCTCTGCAAGGAAAATGATGTTTTGCTGTTTTCAGATGAGGTCTATGACAAGCTGGCATTTGAGGCTGATCACATATCGATGGCTTCTATCCCTGGCATGTATGAGAGGACTGTGACCATGAACTCTCTGGGGAAGACATTCTCTCTTACAGGATGGAAGATTGGGTGGGCAATCGCACCACCACACCTGACATGGGGCCTTAGGCAAGCACACTCATTCCTAACATTTGCCACCTGCACACCAATGcaagcagcagcggcagcagctCTGAGAGCACCAGATAGCTACTATGAGGAACTGAAAAGGGGCTACAGCGTGAAAAAAGCTATACTGTTAGAAGGACTAGAAGCCGCAGGGTTTATTGTTTACCCATCGAGTGGAACATACTTCATCATGGTGGACCACACCCCATTCGGTTTCAACAATGACATAGAGTTCTGCGAGTACTTGATTCGTGAAGTCGGCGTGGCCGCTATACCACCGAGCGTATTTTATCTCAACCCTGAGGAGGGGAAGAACCTGGTGAGGTTTACCTTCTGTAAGGATGAAGATACTCTGCGGGGCGCGGTTGAGAGGATGAAGACGAGGCTCAGGAAGAAATGA